In a genomic window of Thermoflexus sp.:
- a CDS encoding tetratricopeptide repeat protein, translating into MQEITLSQYCAEIERLLQDEAYDEAIAHGFHILKRYPKYYRVYRLLGQAYLEKGQDEAAMDLFARSLGADPEDFLPRIGLSVLYERQGKIAEAAWQMERAYEILPYNEFIREELAKLYARRDGVPPEFLPLTRGALARLYARGHLYAAAIAELESLLQEAPRRYDLRALYLEVLWRDGRRLEAARAAQSLLQELPYCLKANLILGEFWMASGREADARELFRRAAAVDPELTLVPDLLGPTASIQPASVRIERLIYVPPTPAYARPPVEEGEIPEWLQALGLPLGEAIPSAEAPAPVGQEEVLELAPETPPLVEIPQGAPPEPIPEPLEWLRSVEVGPPPEEEIAAPVVGEEPEWLRAIEGAPLPEEEGPTTVAEEGPEWLRAVEAPAPPGMEEATPEAELPEWLKEDFVLPPEPPPWTPEEELPPPPEVPWEEKGFPGLEWPGPPLGEAPEIVAPPEEVGPAEEAPLGISQEEGLPATELPAEVGGIQPAEEPSEGPTPELAGLPPLPESLSPEEALAWLARIAEGKEEMLRAQAEREAEARMAEILGRRPSEAREPAPPSEPVEAAPSPELPEIPSGVEMEEVAAEEKAALPEWLLALKPPEEALEAAPSEEAQFQALLEEAAAQPLEIPPEWMSELGLFREAAPVEALSGREALPIEPMPPELLTEAPPGREEVREAGFEEEPAPPMAGTPPAVAAPIWDLLAVDEGVPPAGKVPEALPPVDLRWLERLQAVPIAETMAGPLLGILAEYEARLKEQPRDHETRLAMARLLFNLGDTARAVREYQRLLRVASMRDTVIADLEQAVQLRPTDSRLWQVLGDAYQEAGKLQKALEAYRQALATLGS; encoded by the coding sequence ATGCAGGAGATCACGCTTTCCCAGTATTGCGCAGAGATTGAGCGCCTCCTCCAGGATGAGGCTTACGACGAAGCCATCGCCCACGGCTTCCATATCCTGAAACGCTACCCAAAGTATTACCGGGTCTATCGCCTGCTGGGCCAGGCCTATCTGGAGAAGGGCCAGGATGAAGCGGCGATGGATCTCTTTGCCCGATCCCTTGGTGCGGACCCCGAGGATTTCCTCCCCCGTATTGGCCTCAGTGTGCTCTACGAGCGACAGGGGAAGATCGCTGAGGCTGCCTGGCAGATGGAGCGAGCCTATGAGATCCTCCCCTATAATGAGTTCATCCGCGAGGAGCTGGCCAAACTCTATGCCCGCCGTGACGGGGTGCCGCCGGAGTTCCTCCCCCTTACCCGGGGCGCGCTGGCCCGTCTCTACGCCCGGGGCCATTTATACGCCGCGGCCATCGCGGAGCTGGAGAGCCTTCTTCAGGAAGCGCCTCGCCGCTATGATCTGCGGGCTCTTTACCTGGAGGTGCTGTGGCGGGATGGACGTCGCCTCGAAGCCGCCCGGGCCGCCCAGAGCCTGCTGCAGGAGCTGCCCTACTGCCTGAAGGCCAACCTGATCCTAGGGGAGTTCTGGATGGCCAGCGGCCGCGAGGCCGACGCCCGGGAGCTGTTCCGACGGGCCGCGGCCGTGGATCCGGAGCTCACCCTGGTCCCGGATCTCCTTGGCCCCACGGCCTCCATCCAGCCGGCCTCCGTGCGAATCGAACGGCTGATCTATGTGCCCCCCACCCCGGCTTATGCCCGACCCCCGGTGGAGGAGGGTGAGATCCCCGAGTGGCTGCAGGCCTTAGGCCTTCCTCTGGGTGAGGCGATCCCATCCGCGGAAGCCCCTGCCCCGGTGGGGCAGGAGGAGGTTCTGGAGCTGGCTCCTGAAACTCCTCCCCTCGTGGAGATCCCGCAGGGGGCGCCTCCAGAGCCGATCCCCGAGCCGCTGGAATGGCTCCGCTCCGTGGAAGTGGGTCCGCCTCCCGAGGAAGAGATCGCCGCGCCGGTTGTTGGGGAGGAACCGGAATGGCTTCGCGCGATCGAAGGGGCTCCGCTCCCCGAAGAGGAGGGGCCCACAACGGTCGCAGAAGAGGGGCCCGAATGGCTTCGCGCGGTGGAAGCACCAGCGCCGCCCGGGATGGAGGAGGCCACCCCTGAAGCCGAATTGCCGGAGTGGTTGAAGGAGGATTTTGTCCTCCCGCCGGAACCACCCCCCTGGACGCCGGAGGAAGAGCTTCCGCCCCCACCGGAGGTCCCGTGGGAAGAGAAGGGATTCCCGGGTCTGGAGTGGCCGGGGCCTCCTCTGGGGGAAGCCCCAGAGATCGTCGCACCGCCCGAGGAGGTTGGGCCCGCGGAGGAAGCACCGCTTGGGATCTCTCAAGAAGAGGGGCTTCCTGCAACCGAGCTTCCCGCGGAAGTCGGGGGAATCCAGCCGGCGGAGGAACCCTCTGAGGGCCCGACCCCGGAGCTCGCCGGGCTGCCTCCGCTTCCGGAGTCCCTGAGCCCTGAGGAAGCCCTGGCCTGGCTGGCTCGGATCGCGGAGGGGAAAGAGGAAATGCTGCGCGCCCAAGCGGAGCGAGAGGCGGAGGCCCGGATGGCGGAGATCCTGGGCCGTCGTCCATCGGAAGCGCGGGAGCCCGCTCCTCCTTCGGAACCTGTGGAGGCAGCGCCTTCGCCGGAACTCCCGGAGATCCCATCCGGCGTGGAGATGGAAGAGGTGGCTGCGGAAGAGAAAGCGGCGCTCCCGGAATGGCTGCTGGCCCTTAAGCCGCCGGAGGAAGCGCTGGAGGCGGCTCCTTCCGAGGAGGCGCAATTCCAGGCGCTGCTGGAGGAGGCCGCGGCGCAGCCGCTGGAGATCCCCCCGGAGTGGATGTCAGAGCTCGGGCTGTTCCGGGAAGCAGCGCCTGTGGAAGCACTATCGGGTAGGGAAGCATTGCCCATCGAGCCCATGCCCCCGGAGCTTCTGACGGAAGCCCCGCCGGGGCGGGAGGAGGTGAGGGAAGCGGGGTTTGAAGAAGAACCCGCCCCGCCGATGGCTGGAACCCCGCCCGCTGTGGCAGCGCCGATCTGGGATCTGCTGGCGGTTGATGAGGGGGTTCCGCCCGCGGGGAAGGTGCCGGAAGCCCTTCCTCCCGTGGATCTCCGCTGGCTGGAGCGTCTGCAGGCGGTTCCGATCGCGGAAACGATGGCCGGGCCGCTGTTGGGGATCCTGGCGGAATATGAGGCCCGGCTCAAGGAGCAGCCGCGCGACCATGAGACCCGCCTGGCGATGGCCCGGCTGCTCTTCAATCTGGGCGACACGGCGCGCGCGGTTCGGGAATATCAGCGCCTCCTGCGGGTCGCCTCGATGCGCGATACGGTGATCGCCGACCTGGAGCAGGCCGTGCAATTGCGGCCTACCGACTCGCGGCTCTGGCAGGTTCTGGGAGACGCCTATCAGGAGGCCGGGAAGCTTCAGAAGGCCCTGGAGGCTTATCGGCAGGCTCTTGCCACTTTAGGCTCGTAG
- the trxB gene encoding thioredoxin-disulfide reductase, producing MENLIILGAGPAGLTAALYAARANLSPLVITGNSVGGQIATTDVVENFPGFPEPIGGAELAERMKQQAERFGARFEFDEAIEVDLRRHPFRVRTYSEEYEAKAVIVATGATPRRLNVPGEQEFWGRGVSVCATCDGFFFTDKEVVVVGGGDSAFQEGLFLTRYARKVTIIHRRDQFRAQPILQERARNNPKISFLMNTVVTAILGDGKVRAVRLRNVKTGEEWEFPTDGVFIFIGYEPNTALFRGQLEMDEAGYIKVNERLHTSVPGVFAAGEVHDRWFRQAITSAGFGAMAAMEAEKFLAELEHQGYPALTAAGELSH from the coding sequence ATGGAGAATCTGATCATTCTGGGAGCCGGGCCTGCCGGGTTGACGGCGGCCCTCTACGCTGCACGGGCGAATCTCTCGCCGCTGGTCATCACCGGCAACAGCGTCGGCGGCCAGATCGCCACCACGGATGTGGTGGAGAACTTCCCGGGTTTCCCGGAGCCCATCGGCGGCGCCGAGCTGGCCGAACGCATGAAGCAACAGGCGGAACGCTTCGGCGCCCGCTTCGAGTTCGATGAGGCGATCGAGGTCGACCTCCGGCGTCATCCTTTCCGGGTGCGCACCTATAGCGAGGAATACGAGGCGAAGGCGGTGATCGTGGCCACAGGGGCGACCCCTCGCCGCCTGAACGTCCCCGGCGAGCAGGAGTTCTGGGGGCGGGGCGTCTCTGTATGCGCCACCTGTGATGGCTTTTTCTTCACGGACAAAGAAGTGGTGGTGGTCGGCGGGGGCGATAGCGCCTTCCAGGAAGGGCTGTTCCTCACCCGCTATGCTCGGAAGGTGACCATCATCCACCGGCGGGATCAGTTCCGCGCCCAGCCCATCCTTCAGGAGCGCGCCCGGAACAACCCGAAGATCTCCTTCCTGATGAACACCGTCGTCACCGCCATCCTGGGCGACGGCAAAGTGCGGGCAGTGCGGCTGAGGAACGTGAAGACCGGGGAGGAATGGGAATTCCCCACGGATGGCGTATTTATCTTCATCGGTTACGAGCCCAACACCGCGCTGTTCCGGGGGCAGCTGGAGATGGATGAGGCGGGCTATATCAAAGTCAACGAGCGACTGCACACCAGCGTTCCCGGGGTCTTCGCCGCTGGCGAAGTGCATGATCGATGGTTCCGTCAGGCCATCACCTCGGCCGGATTCGGGGCTATGGCAGCCATGGAGGCGGAGAAATTCCTGGCCGAGCTGGAACACCAGGGCTACCCGGCCCTGACCGCCGCGGGCGAATTGTCCCATTAA
- a CDS encoding glucose-1-phosphate thymidylyltransferase: protein MKALILSGGKGTRLYPLTFTSAKQLIPIANKPVLFRVIETVRDAGITDIGIVVGDTAPEVMAAVGDGSRWGVKVTYIRQEAPLGLAHAVKISRSYLGDTPFVMFLGDNVIQGGIRHLVQMFLESDYDAQIVLKEVPDPQHYGVAELENGRIVRLVEKPREPRSNLALVGIYLFRPPIFEAVEAIRPSWRGELEITDAIQYLVEKGYRVYPYLHTGWWIDTGKPIDMLAANSLVLEELEPRVEGYVDRDSILEGKVVIEKGAEIINSRIRGPAIIGEHTRIVNSYIGPFTSIYHHCEIVNSEIEHSIVLEHCRIEDIPRIADSLIGRRVAITHSPMKPKAYKFTLGDYSQVGII, encoded by the coding sequence ATGAAAGCGCTGATCCTGAGCGGAGGGAAGGGAACTCGCCTGTATCCTCTGACCTTCACCAGCGCCAAGCAGCTCATCCCCATCGCCAACAAGCCGGTTCTCTTCCGGGTCATCGAAACGGTCAGAGACGCAGGCATCACGGATATCGGGATCGTGGTGGGGGATACGGCCCCTGAGGTGATGGCGGCGGTGGGGGATGGGAGCCGCTGGGGGGTGAAGGTGACCTATATCCGTCAGGAGGCGCCCCTGGGCCTGGCCCACGCCGTGAAAATCTCCCGGAGCTATCTGGGGGACACGCCCTTCGTGATGTTCCTGGGCGATAATGTCATCCAGGGGGGGATTCGCCATCTGGTGCAGATGTTCCTGGAAAGCGACTACGACGCCCAGATCGTCCTGAAGGAGGTCCCTGACCCCCAGCACTATGGAGTGGCGGAGCTGGAAAACGGCCGCATCGTGCGGCTGGTGGAGAAGCCCCGGGAGCCGCGGAGCAACCTGGCGCTGGTGGGCATCTATCTCTTCCGGCCGCCGATCTTCGAGGCCGTGGAAGCCATCCGCCCCAGCTGGCGGGGCGAGCTGGAGATCACGGACGCCATTCAATATCTGGTGGAGAAAGGCTACCGGGTTTATCCCTATCTTCACACCGGGTGGTGGATCGATACGGGGAAGCCCATCGATATGCTTGCCGCCAACAGCTTGGTGCTGGAGGAGCTGGAGCCGCGGGTGGAGGGCTATGTGGATCGGGATTCCATACTGGAAGGGAAGGTGGTCATCGAGAAGGGCGCGGAGATCATCAACAGCCGGATCCGTGGCCCGGCGATCATCGGTGAACACACCCGCATTGTGAACAGTTATATCGGCCCCTTCACCAGCATCTATCATCACTGTGAGATCGTCAACAGCGAGATCGAGCACAGCATTGTGCTGGAGCATTGCCGCATTGAGGACATCCCGCGGATCGCCGACAGCCTGATCGGCCGCCGTGTGGCGATCACCCACTCGCCGATGAAGCCGAAGGCGTATAAATTCACCCTGGGGGACTACAGTCAGGTGGGGATCATCTGA
- a CDS encoding nuclease-related domain-containing protein yields MKVVRNERYIQRRAAIGNWAFPIGYIILILGLVTSLLYPQLAFIPVIAFFVGFGLTQIGIYYIHRFVRPDRPEAALTQALKGLDDRYVLYHYMLPAEHVLVGPDGVRTFVVKWQRGEIRCRNDRWSQPMGLFRRFLRWMAQDTLGNPTREAQLEAEALRRHLARQLDGREVPIQPVIVFTHPEARLDVEGSSIPVVHARKLKEWLRKEARQSALPRDLQEALRRILPAPDSEE; encoded by the coding sequence ATGAAAGTCGTGCGCAACGAACGATATATCCAGCGTCGGGCGGCGATTGGCAACTGGGCCTTCCCCATCGGCTATATCATCCTGATCCTCGGATTGGTGACCTCTCTGCTATATCCTCAGCTTGCTTTCATCCCGGTCATCGCATTTTTCGTGGGGTTCGGGCTGACCCAGATCGGGATCTATTACATCCATCGCTTCGTGCGCCCGGACCGGCCAGAGGCGGCGTTGACCCAGGCGCTCAAAGGCTTGGATGATCGATATGTGCTCTATCACTATATGCTCCCCGCGGAGCACGTCCTGGTGGGCCCGGATGGGGTGCGGACCTTTGTCGTCAAATGGCAGCGGGGGGAGATCCGCTGTCGGAACGACCGGTGGTCCCAGCCGATGGGGCTTTTCCGGCGTTTCCTGCGCTGGATGGCTCAGGATACCCTGGGGAACCCGACCCGGGAAGCCCAGCTGGAGGCCGAAGCCCTCCGTCGTCATCTCGCCCGTCAGCTGGACGGGAGGGAAGTCCCGATCCAGCCCGTTATCGTCTTCACCCATCCGGAAGCGCGCCTGGATGTGGAAGGTAGCAGCATCCCGGTCGTTCACGCGCGGAAACTCAAGGAGTGGCTGCGAAAAGAGGCGCGCCAGAGCGCCCTCCCCAGGGATCTCCAGGAGGCGCTCCGGCGGATCCTCCCGGCGCCGGATTCGGAGGAGTGA
- a CDS encoding metallophosphoesterase has product MRIGILSDTHDHIENTRRALELLRQEQVERLFHCGDVTSPEVVSLFEGWDVLFVRGNLDRLNALEPAVVALGRQPFLGDELSTTVAGRRILILHGDDTERLNQAIASGEFDYIFHGHTHRRRDERIGRTRIINPGALGGVRHESRSFCILDLETDELRFIEVEP; this is encoded by the coding sequence ATGCGGATCGGGATCCTGAGCGACACCCATGATCATATCGAAAACACCCGTCGGGCCCTGGAGCTCCTTCGTCAGGAACAGGTGGAGCGTCTCTTCCACTGCGGCGATGTCACCTCGCCGGAGGTTGTCTCCCTTTTCGAAGGCTGGGATGTGCTGTTCGTCCGGGGCAATCTGGATCGCCTAAATGCGCTCGAGCCGGCCGTGGTTGCCCTGGGGCGCCAGCCCTTCCTGGGCGATGAGTTGAGCACCACAGTGGCCGGCCGTCGCATCCTCATCCTCCACGGCGATGATACGGAGCGCCTGAATCAGGCGATTGCATCAGGGGAGTTTGACTACATCTTCCATGGCCACACCCATCGGCGTCGTGATGAACGGATCGGTCGAACCCGGATCATTAACCCGGGCGCCCTGGGAGGGGTCCGGCATGAAAGCCGCTCTTTTTGCATCCTGGATCTGGAGACCGATGAGCTTCGCTTCATCGAGGTTGAGCCATGA
- the def gene encoding peptide deformylase encodes MAVRPIILADQPILRQKAEPVTRITPALRRLIDDMVETMRAAEGIGLAAPQVGESLRVIVVEVPEDEEVPGSGVLYVVINPEIVEASPEIVEGVEGCLSIPGWYGWVPRARSIMVRGLNRDGRRVRIRAEGLVARVFQHEIDHLDGILFPDRITDPTRIWRVQPAREAIPEPVPARVSPGAGH; translated from the coding sequence ATGGCCGTGCGACCGATCATCCTGGCGGATCAACCCATCCTGCGGCAGAAGGCAGAGCCCGTCACGCGGATCACGCCGGCCCTCCGGCGCCTGATCGATGATATGGTCGAAACCATGCGGGCGGCGGAGGGGATCGGCCTGGCCGCGCCCCAGGTCGGAGAATCCCTCCGCGTGATCGTCGTGGAGGTCCCGGAGGATGAGGAGGTCCCCGGGAGCGGCGTGCTGTATGTGGTGATCAACCCGGAGATCGTGGAGGCTTCCCCGGAGATCGTCGAAGGGGTGGAGGGATGCCTCTCCATCCCCGGATGGTATGGCTGGGTTCCCCGCGCCCGGTCCATCATGGTGCGGGGCCTGAACCGGGATGGACGGAGGGTTCGAATCCGGGCGGAAGGCCTGGTGGCCCGCGTGTTCCAGCATGAGATCGATCATCTGGACGGCATCCTCTTCCCGGACCGGATCACGGATCCGACCCGCATCTGGCGCGTTCAGCCAGCCCGGGAGGCCATCCCGGAGCCCGTCCCGGCCCGTGTTTCCCCCGGCGCGGGTCATTAA
- a CDS encoding thioesterase family protein, whose product MKEDLFPPDLPFRMAVPIEVRFRDMDAMGHVNNAVYFTYFEQARLHYIRQLAGLPPPLEPFGMIVAEALCQYRAPITMGMPIQVWIRVAEVRQRSFVFLYKIERCDSGHIMALGRSVQVAYDYAQGVPVPIPESWRERFLQFEAGTM is encoded by the coding sequence ATGAAGGAGGATCTCTTCCCGCCGGATCTGCCGTTCCGTATGGCGGTGCCTATCGAGGTCCGCTTCCGGGATATGGACGCGATGGGCCATGTCAACAACGCGGTCTATTTCACTTACTTTGAGCAGGCGCGCCTCCATTACATCCGCCAGCTGGCTGGGCTTCCCCCTCCCCTGGAACCCTTTGGGATGATCGTGGCAGAGGCCCTGTGTCAGTATCGAGCCCCGATCACCATGGGGATGCCGATTCAGGTCTGGATCCGGGTCGCTGAAGTGCGTCAGCGGAGCTTCGTCTTCCTGTATAAGATCGAGCGCTGCGACAGCGGCCACATAATGGCCCTGGGACGCTCGGTGCAGGTGGCTTACGATTATGCGCAGGGAGTCCCTGTGCCGATCCCGGAGTCCTGGCGCGAGCGGTTCCTTCAATTCGAAGCGGGCACGATGTAA
- the fabF gene encoding beta-ketoacyl-ACP synthase II — MSQVSLSRSENQRVVITGMGALSPLGLNVRAFWEGLIAGRSGIGPITQFDASGLPVRIAGEVKGFDPTVALPSKEARRMARCSQFAVVAALEAVRDAGFDGFPDPERVGTLIGVGMGGYEVADRQIQIFRTQGLARVSPFALVASIPNMPSHHVSVYFGAKGPIATVAAACATGAQAIGEAAEWIRRGIADVVICGGVEALITDFAIAGFAAMRALSTRNEEPERASRPFDAHRDGFVYAEGAGILVLERLSHARARGARIYAEVLGYGNAADAHHVTAPEPDGAGAARAMRWALQDAGLRPEEIDYINAHGTSTRLNDPIETMAIKQVFGETAYRIPISATKSMIGHTMGAAGALGAIATTLTLVHQIIHPTINYETPDPECDLDYVPNVARRARVRRALVNAFGFGGHNVSLILGRWEGPEREAHG, encoded by the coding sequence ATGAGCCAGGTGTCGCTTTCCCGTTCGGAAAACCAGCGGGTGGTGATCACCGGGATGGGGGCTCTTTCCCCCCTCGGCCTGAACGTCCGGGCGTTCTGGGAGGGCCTGATCGCCGGCCGCTCCGGCATCGGTCCCATCACCCAGTTCGACGCCTCAGGGCTCCCGGTCCGCATCGCCGGCGAAGTGAAGGGCTTCGATCCGACCGTTGCCCTCCCCTCGAAAGAGGCCCGGCGCATGGCCCGCTGTTCCCAGTTCGCCGTGGTGGCCGCGCTGGAAGCCGTGCGGGACGCCGGGTTCGATGGGTTCCCGGATCCCGAGCGGGTGGGGACGTTGATCGGAGTTGGGATGGGGGGCTATGAGGTGGCTGACCGTCAGATCCAGATCTTCCGCACCCAGGGGCTGGCCCGAGTGAGCCCTTTCGCCCTCGTCGCTTCGATCCCCAACATGCCGAGCCACCACGTGAGCGTTTACTTCGGAGCGAAGGGCCCGATCGCCACGGTCGCTGCGGCCTGTGCCACTGGTGCCCAGGCGATCGGCGAGGCGGCGGAATGGATCCGCCGGGGCATCGCGGATGTGGTGATCTGTGGCGGGGTGGAGGCCCTGATCACCGATTTCGCCATCGCCGGCTTTGCGGCCATGCGGGCCCTTTCCACCCGGAACGAGGAGCCTGAGCGGGCCAGCCGCCCCTTCGACGCCCATCGGGATGGCTTCGTTTACGCCGAGGGCGCCGGGATCCTGGTGCTGGAACGGCTTTCCCATGCCCGCGCCCGGGGCGCCCGGATCTATGCGGAGGTCCTGGGTTACGGCAACGCCGCCGACGCCCATCACGTCACAGCCCCTGAGCCGGATGGGGCCGGAGCAGCTCGCGCGATGCGCTGGGCCCTCCAGGATGCGGGGCTCAGGCCGGAGGAGATCGACTACATCAACGCCCATGGGACCTCCACCCGGTTAAATGATCCGATTGAGACGATGGCGATCAAGCAGGTGTTCGGGGAAACCGCTTACCGGATCCCGATCAGTGCCACCAAATCCATGATCGGTCACACGATGGGCGCGGCGGGGGCGCTGGGCGCCATCGCCACGACGCTGACGCTGGTTCACCAGATCATCCATCCCACCATCAACTATGAAACCCCGGATCCCGAATGCGATCTGGATTACGTCCCCAACGTGGCCCGCCGCGCCCGGGTGCGCCGGGCGCTGGTGAACGCCTTCGGTTTCGGGGGACACAACGTCTCGCTGATCCTCGGGCGCTGGGAGGGCCCAGAGAGGGAAGCCCACGGTTGA
- a CDS encoding CpsD/CapB family tyrosine-protein kinase, translating to MISEAYRILRANLEALRLEHPLQVLLLTPASPGEPAAEVARDLGIAFAEAGRQTLLVDADLERPRLHEELRVSSSPGLRGLLTGMGGSIDAALVETGIPGLILLPAGAPGPDRQPPGPRRVGELLQALRRRAERILIYAPPAQTVSWTLTLAEHSDGALLIARVRRTRRAHLLQAREALERVHAAVLGVILWAG from the coding sequence ATGATATCCGAAGCCTACCGGATCCTGCGAGCGAACCTGGAGGCGCTGCGCCTGGAGCACCCGCTTCAGGTCTTGCTGCTGACGCCGGCATCCCCCGGAGAGCCGGCGGCGGAGGTCGCGCGGGATCTGGGCATCGCCTTCGCAGAGGCAGGCCGGCAAACCCTCCTGGTGGATGCGGATCTGGAACGGCCCCGGCTCCACGAGGAGCTGAGGGTTTCCTCCTCGCCCGGTCTTCGCGGCCTGCTCACCGGGATGGGAGGATCGATCGATGCAGCCCTGGTCGAGACCGGGATCCCCGGGCTCATCCTGTTGCCCGCCGGCGCGCCGGGGCCGGATCGACAGCCTCCCGGCCCGCGGAGGGTGGGGGAGCTCCTCCAGGCCCTCCGGCGACGGGCGGAGCGGATCCTGATTTACGCGCCGCCGGCGCAAACCGTGAGCTGGACCCTCACGCTGGCGGAGCACAGCGATGGCGCGCTCCTCATCGCGCGCGTCCGCCGCACCCGTCGGGCCCATCTCCTCCAGGCCCGCGAGGCCCTGGAACGGGTCCACGCCGCCGTGCTGGGGGTGATCCTCTGGGCGGGATAA
- a CDS encoding DUF4349 domain-containing protein — MRLLLPGIVLGLLLTACAPAARPTPAMAPPAPVGARPQIERAGGPVAENAQQLKGAPSVGAPAATPVAVNPPGVLPNPAARMIIKNAEMRLVVSSVDEALTRIEGLVTDVGGYILSSRTWFQDEEKYASLTFAVPSERFEETLGRLRRIAMRVADENTSGQDVSQEYVDLEARLANLEAAAARLREFLKEAKSVEEALQVEARLRELEGEIAQVKGRMNFLKGRSAYSLITAILEPLRPTPTPTPTPTPIVWNPGETFREATGVLGILLRGLVDISIWMLVLGGPFVLPAGAIAFAVDRLRNRHRPRAS, encoded by the coding sequence ATGCGTTTGCTGCTTCCCGGGATCGTTTTGGGGCTGCTCCTAACCGCGTGCGCGCCGGCCGCGCGGCCTACCCCGGCGATGGCCCCTCCAGCGCCGGTAGGGGCCCGGCCTCAGATCGAGCGGGCGGGCGGGCCGGTGGCGGAGAATGCGCAACAGCTGAAAGGGGCGCCGTCTGTTGGAGCGCCTGCTGCCACGCCAGTCGCTGTGAATCCCCCGGGCGTGCTCCCCAACCCTGCCGCCCGCATGATCATCAAAAACGCGGAGATGCGGCTCGTGGTCTCCAGTGTCGATGAAGCCCTTACCCGCATCGAGGGGCTGGTCACAGATGTCGGCGGCTACATCCTGAGCAGCCGCACCTGGTTCCAGGATGAGGAAAAATATGCCAGCCTGACGTTCGCGGTGCCTTCAGAACGTTTCGAGGAGACCCTGGGCCGGTTGCGGCGCATCGCGATGAGGGTCGCGGATGAGAACACCTCCGGCCAGGATGTCAGCCAGGAGTATGTGGACCTGGAGGCCCGGCTGGCCAACCTGGAGGCAGCGGCGGCCCGGCTCCGGGAGTTCCTGAAGGAGGCGAAGTCGGTAGAAGAGGCCCTTCAGGTGGAAGCGCGGTTGCGGGAGCTGGAGGGAGAGATCGCCCAGGTGAAAGGCCGCATGAACTTCCTGAAGGGACGCTCCGCCTACTCGCTGATCACGGCCATCCTGGAACCGCTGCGCCCGACGCCGACCCCCACCCCCACACCGACGCCCATCGTCTGGAATCCTGGGGAAACGTTCCGTGAGGCCACCGGTGTGCTGGGGATCCTGTTGCGGGGCCTGGTGGATATCAGCATCTGGATGCTGGTGCTGGGCGGCCCCTTTGTGCTCCCGGCCGGGGCGATCGCCTTCGCAGTTGATCGGCTCCGGAATCGCCACCGGCCGAGGGCGTCGTAA